A genomic window from Cloacibacillus evryensis DSM 19522 includes:
- a CDS encoding GGGtGRT protein produces MANFEGYERRIDKINSFLAGIGFDCLEEAQQLCLDKGVDVAAIVRGIQPIAFDNAVWAYTLGAANAIKSGSRTAAGAAEKIGEGLQAFCVPGSVADQRKVGLGHGNLAAMLLREDTKCFCFLAGHESFAAAEGAIGIARTANKVRKEPLRVILNGLGKDAAYIISRINGFTFVETLYNQYTGELEVTMEKPFSDGDKAKVKCYGANDVNEGVAIMRHEGVDVSITGNSTNPTRFQHPVAGTYKKWAVENGKKYFSVASGGGTGRTLHPDNMAAGPASYGMTDTMGRMHSDAQFAGSSSVPAHVDMMGLIGMGNNPMVGASVAVAVAVEEAAKAGKF; encoded by the coding sequence ATGGCAAACTTTGAAGGTTACGAACGCAGGATAGACAAGATAAACTCATTCCTCGCCGGAATAGGCTTCGACTGCCTGGAAGAGGCGCAGCAGCTCTGCCTTGACAAGGGCGTCGACGTCGCCGCCATCGTGCGCGGCATCCAGCCGATCGCCTTTGACAACGCCGTCTGGGCCTACACGCTCGGCGCGGCGAACGCGATAAAGAGCGGCAGCCGGACGGCGGCCGGAGCGGCGGAAAAGATCGGCGAGGGGCTCCAGGCCTTCTGCGTCCCCGGCTCCGTCGCCGACCAGCGCAAAGTCGGCCTCGGCCACGGCAACCTCGCGGCAATGCTGCTGCGGGAAGATACAAAGTGCTTCTGCTTCCTCGCGGGACATGAGTCGTTCGCCGCCGCCGAGGGGGCGATAGGCATCGCGCGCACGGCAAACAAGGTGCGCAAAGAGCCGCTGCGCGTCATCCTGAACGGGCTCGGCAAAGACGCCGCCTACATCATCTCACGCATCAACGGCTTCACCTTCGTGGAGACGCTCTACAACCAGTACACAGGGGAACTTGAGGTAACGATGGAAAAGCCCTTCTCCGACGGCGACAAGGCGAAGGTCAAATGCTACGGCGCCAACGACGTCAACGAGGGCGTGGCGATCATGCGGCACGAGGGCGTCGACGTCTCCATCACCGGCAACTCGACAAACCCGACGCGCTTCCAGCACCCCGTCGCCGGCACATACAAAAAGTGGGCCGTCGAGAACGGCAAGAAATACTTCTCCGTCGCCTCGGGCGGCGGTACGGGACGCACGCTGCACCCCGACAACATGGCAGCCGGCCCCGCGAGCTACGGCATGACCGACACCATGGGCCGCATGCACAGCGACGCGCAGTTCGCCGGCAGCTCCTCCGTCCCCGCGCATGTCGACATGATGGGCCTCATCGGCATGGGCAACAACCCGATGGTCGGCGCCTCCGTCGCGGTGGCCGTCGCCGTCGAAGAGGCGGCAAAAGCCGGCAAGTTTTAA
- a CDS encoding iron-sulfur cluster assembly scaffold protein: MQCSREVEEMVCVAKGANHGPAPIPEEGKWIESRQIGDISGFTHGVGWCAPQQGACKLSLNVKGGVIQEALVETIGCSGMTHSAAMAAEILPGKTILEALNTDLVCDAINTAMRELFLQIAYGRTQSAFSDDGLPVGAGLEDLGKGLRSQIGTMYGTLEKGPRYLEMAEGYVLDQALDKNGEIIGYRYVSLGKMMEAIRKGMDPKEALEKNTAAYGRYAEAAKIIDPRRQ, encoded by the coding sequence ATGCAGTGTTCTCGCGAAGTTGAAGAAATGGTATGTGTGGCAAAGGGCGCCAATCACGGCCCCGCGCCCATCCCCGAAGAGGGGAAATGGATAGAATCGAGGCAGATAGGAGACATCTCCGGCTTTACGCACGGCGTGGGCTGGTGCGCGCCGCAGCAGGGCGCCTGCAAACTCTCGCTCAACGTCAAGGGCGGCGTCATCCAGGAGGCGCTTGTCGAAACGATCGGCTGCTCGGGCATGACCCACTCGGCGGCAATGGCGGCGGAGATACTCCCCGGAAAGACGATCCTTGAGGCGCTCAACACCGACCTCGTCTGCGACGCGATCAACACCGCGATGCGCGAGCTCTTCCTCCAGATAGCCTACGGAAGGACGCAGAGCGCCTTCTCTGACGACGGGCTCCCAGTCGGCGCGGGGCTGGAGGATCTCGGCAAGGGGCTGCGTTCGCAGATCGGCACGATGTACGGCACGCTCGAGAAGGGGCCGCGTTACCTTGAAATGGCGGAAGGCTACGTCCTTGACCAGGCACTCGACAAAAACGGCGAGATCATCGGCTACCGCTATGTATCGCTCGGCAAGATGATGGAGGCGATCCGCAAGGGCATGGACCCCAAAGAGGCCCTTGAGAAAAACACCGCCGCATACGGCCGCTACGCAGAGGCCGCCAAGATAATAGACCCGCGCAGGCAGTAG
- a CDS encoding phosphomannomutase/phosphoglucomutase, producing MSFVPAHIFREYDIRGIADSELTDEHVFLIGRAFGTWLSRRGVTETTVGGDARLSTARIKAAAARGLNAAGVNVTDIGLVSTPTFYWSLYRFEAGGGIMVTGSHNPKEFNGLKVAYDRATLWGDDIQSIYRMITADDMTAAERPGVYRTADISAEYIDMLVSKITLGPRRPKIVCDSGNGTGGLYAPEFLRRIGCDVTELYSTPDGRFPNHHPDPTKRENLPALIAAVKEGGADFGVGFDGDSDRIGVVDNDGEVIWGDRLMALYWSEILPKHPGAVAICEVKSSMALPETVEKLGGRPMWWNAGHSLVKAKMREEHALFSGEVSGHMFFADEYFGYDDAFYAAGRLARIISNTEKTLAELMRDIPLYPSTIETRYDCPDDVKFGVVERVKEAALAEKLNTITVDGVRIIYKDGWGLVRVSNTQPVLVARCEGRTKEALDEITKDMKRRLLAAGSPDFEWGY from the coding sequence ATGAGTTTTGTCCCCGCGCACATTTTTCGCGAATATGATATAAGAGGCATCGCCGATTCGGAGCTCACCGACGAACACGTATTTCTCATCGGCAGGGCCTTCGGCACCTGGCTCAGCCGGCGAGGCGTCACCGAAACCACCGTCGGGGGCGACGCGAGGCTTTCCACCGCGCGCATAAAAGCGGCCGCGGCACGCGGCCTGAACGCGGCCGGCGTCAATGTCACCGATATCGGCCTCGTCTCGACGCCGACCTTCTACTGGAGCCTCTACCGCTTCGAGGCGGGGGGAGGGATCATGGTGACCGGCAGCCATAATCCGAAAGAGTTCAACGGCCTGAAAGTGGCCTACGACAGAGCCACGCTCTGGGGCGACGACATCCAGTCGATCTACAGGATGATAACCGCCGACGACATGACGGCGGCGGAGAGGCCGGGCGTCTATAGGACCGCAGACATCAGCGCCGAGTACATCGACATGCTCGTTTCAAAGATAACCCTCGGACCGCGCCGGCCCAAGATCGTCTGCGACTCGGGCAACGGCACCGGCGGCCTCTACGCGCCGGAGTTCCTGCGGCGCATCGGCTGCGATGTGACGGAGCTATACAGCACGCCGGACGGACGCTTTCCCAACCATCACCCCGACCCGACGAAACGCGAGAACCTCCCCGCGCTGATCGCCGCGGTAAAGGAGGGCGGCGCGGATTTCGGCGTCGGCTTCGACGGCGATTCCGACCGCATCGGCGTCGTCGACAACGACGGCGAGGTAATCTGGGGAGACCGCCTGATGGCGCTCTATTGGAGCGAGATCCTGCCGAAACACCCCGGCGCGGTGGCGATCTGCGAGGTAAAGAGTTCGATGGCCCTGCCGGAGACGGTGGAGAAGCTCGGAGGCAGGCCGATGTGGTGGAACGCGGGGCACTCGCTCGTTAAGGCGAAGATGCGTGAAGAACACGCCCTCTTCTCCGGCGAGGTCTCCGGGCACATGTTTTTTGCCGATGAATACTTCGGCTATGACGACGCCTTCTACGCCGCCGGACGGCTCGCGCGCATAATCTCCAACACCGAAAAAACACTCGCGGAGCTGATGAGGGACATCCCGCTCTATCCCTCGACGATAGAGACGCGCTACGACTGCCCCGACGACGTCAAGTTCGGCGTGGTAGAGCGCGTCAAAGAGGCGGCTCTCGCGGAAAAGCTCAATACGATCACCGTCGACGGCGTGAGAATAATCTACAAAGACGGCTGGGGGCTCGTCCGCGTCTCAAACACCCAGCCCGTGCTCGTCGCGCGCTGCGAGGGACGCACGAAAGAGGCTCTGGACGAAATAACCAAAGACATGAAGCGCCGGCTGCTTGCGGCGGGCAGTCCTGACTTTGAGTGGGGTTATTAA
- a CDS encoding nitroreductase family protein, producing the protein MKKILSLTAALLLAAASAATAANIVLPEPDKTGGPSVMEAIPTRASAEQRDFSKEELSLKELSTILWAATGKNREPKGWTVPMAMGREPYVSVYVLLKSGGYLYNWEKNALMQQTAEKKLTSRAVTQDFAKSAPCILVFVSKGTMNVENYNYIATGAMSQNVFLAAEALGLKGRFLASFNKVNIEAALTLGPIMKITGVMAVGRQ; encoded by the coding sequence ATGAAGAAGATTTTATCGCTCACAGCGGCGCTCCTGCTTGCCGCGGCATCCGCCGCGACGGCGGCCAACATCGTCCTGCCGGAACCGGATAAAACCGGCGGGCCCTCCGTTATGGAGGCGATCCCCACCCGCGCCTCGGCGGAACAGCGGGATTTTTCCAAAGAGGAGCTTTCGCTGAAAGAGCTCTCAACTATACTCTGGGCGGCGACGGGAAAGAACCGCGAACCGAAGGGCTGGACGGTGCCGATGGCGATGGGGCGCGAGCCCTACGTCTCCGTCTACGTTCTGCTGAAGAGCGGCGGCTATCTTTATAATTGGGAGAAAAACGCGCTGATGCAGCAGACGGCGGAAAAGAAGCTGACGAGCCGCGCCGTAACGCAGGACTTCGCGAAGAGCGCCCCCTGTATACTCGTATTCGTGAGCAAGGGAACGATGAACGTTGAAAATTACAACTACATCGCCACCGGCGCGATGTCGCAGAACGTTTTCCTCGCCGCCGAGGCGCTCGGCCTCAAGGGACGCTTCCTAGCCTCTTTCAACAAGGTAAATATAGAGGCGGCGCTGACGCTTGGCCCGATCATGAAGATAACCGGCGTCATGGCAGTCGGCAGACAATAA
- a CDS encoding prepilin peptidase: MDGGIYIFLGFCLGAALGSFANAAAMRTAAEKKWWGRERSVCDSCGRTLSSCDLIPVVSFIVLQGRCRVCRARIPLRHFAAELSCGALAAIFVWRFGLTPALAFAALSVPFIAFHTLTDLDTGYIYDSWAIAMAACGMLLRAVHGWGGLLDGLFGALAGFGVIGTIIIASRGRMGLGDAVLMLGVGAFMGFRLTLLSLYLGFMSGGLVVIPLLLAKRVTRKTAVPLGPFLCAGMAFAMLFGEKILSYLGYTAQWPWAVI; encoded by the coding sequence ATGGACGGCGGTATTTATATATTTCTGGGTTTCTGCCTCGGCGCGGCGCTCGGCTCTTTTGCCAACGCGGCGGCCATGCGGACGGCGGCGGAGAAAAAATGGTGGGGACGCGAACGTTCCGTCTGCGACAGCTGCGGCCGGACTTTATCGTCGTGCGACCTCATTCCAGTAGTCTCCTTCATCGTTCTTCAGGGCCGCTGCCGCGTCTGCCGCGCCCGCATCCCGCTGCGCCATTTTGCCGCCGAGCTTTCGTGCGGAGCGCTTGCGGCCATCTTCGTCTGGAGATTTGGATTGACGCCGGCGCTCGCCTTCGCCGCGCTCTCAGTTCCCTTCATCGCCTTCCACACGCTCACGGATCTTGACACTGGTTATATCTACGATTCATGGGCGATAGCGATGGCGGCCTGCGGCATGCTGCTGCGCGCCGTTCACGGCTGGGGCGGGCTGTTGGACGGCCTCTTCGGCGCGCTCGCCGGCTTCGGGGTGATCGGGACGATAATCATCGCAAGCCGCGGGCGCATGGGACTTGGAGACGCGGTGCTGATGCTCGGCGTCGGCGCTTTCATGGGATTCAGGCTGACGCTGCTCTCGCTGTACCTCGGCTTTATGAGCGGCGGCCTCGTGGTGATACCCCTGCTGCTTGCCAAGAGGGTCACGCGCAAGACCGCCGTGCCGCTCGGACCGTTTCTTTGCGCGGGGATGGCGTTCGCGATGTTGTTTGGGGAAAAGATTTTGTCCTACCTGGGGTATACGGCGCAATGGCCCTGGGCCGTGATCTAA
- a CDS encoding tautomerase family protein, which yields MPIVMVNIKEGRTVEQKRAMVTGMTKVLCETMEVPQSSVRIIINEMKNDNFAIAGTLICDDPSKQVKKKD from the coding sequence ATGCCGATCGTTATGGTAAACATCAAAGAGGGACGCACCGTGGAACAGAAACGCGCGATGGTGACGGGGATGACGAAGGTCCTTTGCGAGACGATGGAGGTGCCGCAGAGCTCCGTGCGCATCATCATCAACGAGATGAAGAACGATAACTTCGCGATCGCCGGCACGCTGATCTGCGACGATCCGTCAAAGCAGGTGAAAAAGAAAGACTAG
- a CDS encoding IclR family transcriptional regulator, which translates to MSEKQLETGTQAIQRALAILNCFTRGIDDLSLTEISKLVQIPYSTASRIAGILEQESFLIRDKSTKRFSLGRRVYSLGYCAKQNDFLRKVTYPYLVRLRDEFGETALVYIREGDYRICFEKVPAFHSFKFSPTVGSKYVLWAGAGGRGFLAYATPEEQDSFLKDTRNLTTFTTTDRAKLMRELYNLCKNGYSYCINEYQEGFSSIAGPIVGNDGNILCTIAVTGPSARFTDNIVKGLKERIPQYCAEISSTFGWSEPAENPDFLFRSPSLDHIIGNM; encoded by the coding sequence ATGAGCGAAAAACAATTGGAGACCGGAACTCAGGCCATACAGAGGGCCCTTGCGATATTAAACTGTTTTACAAGAGGAATAGACGACCTGTCGCTGACGGAGATCTCGAAGCTGGTGCAGATACCATATTCCACCGCCTCGAGGATCGCGGGTATACTGGAGCAGGAATCTTTCCTTATACGCGATAAAAGCACCAAGCGTTTCAGCCTCGGGCGGCGGGTCTACAGCCTCGGCTACTGCGCAAAGCAGAATGATTTCCTGAGAAAGGTGACATATCCCTATCTCGTCAGGCTGAGGGATGAATTTGGAGAAACGGCGCTGGTCTACATCAGAGAGGGCGATTACCGCATCTGCTTTGAAAAGGTGCCGGCCTTTCACAGCTTCAAGTTCTCGCCCACCGTCGGCTCAAAGTATGTGCTGTGGGCCGGCGCGGGCGGCAGGGGTTTCCTCGCCTACGCCACGCCGGAGGAACAGGACAGCTTTTTAAAAGATACAAGGAACCTTACGACATTCACGACGACGGACCGGGCAAAGTTAATGAGGGAGCTTTATAACCTCTGTAAAAACGGCTACAGCTATTGCATCAACGAATACCAGGAGGGCTTCTCTTCGATCGCGGGACCGATCGTCGGGAACGACGGCAATATCCTCTGTACGATCGCTGTCACCGGGCCGAGCGCTAGGTTCACCGACAACATCGTCAAGGGGCTGAAGGAGCGCATTCCCCAATACTGCGCGGAGATATCCTCCACCTTCGGATGGAGCGAGCCCGCGGAAAACCCTGATTTCCTATTCAGGAGCCCTTCGCTGGACCATATCATCGGCAATATGTAA
- a CDS encoding fumarate hydratase C-terminal domain-containing protein: MQIKMPVDDETIKKLHVYDMVEIYGPIFTGRDAVLPKVVKCIEEGTCEEKGIFLKGAAVFHTAVSPAGIGPTSSNKLDIEGSIPALSEAGVKMHIGKGSLKKETVEALKKNNSIFLVTPPNTALLTATMKSKRVVAFPEEGMEALYEVEVEKFPAIVAIAHGESIYD, encoded by the coding sequence ATGCAGATAAAGATGCCGGTCGACGATGAGACGATAAAGAAGCTGCACGTGTATGACATGGTCGAGATCTACGGGCCGATCTTTACGGGTCGCGACGCGGTGCTGCCGAAGGTCGTCAAGTGTATCGAAGAGGGAACATGTGAGGAAAAGGGGATCTTTCTGAAAGGGGCGGCCGTTTTTCACACGGCGGTGAGCCCCGCCGGCATCGGGCCGACATCGAGCAACAAGCTCGATATTGAGGGCAGCATTCCCGCGCTCTCGGAGGCCGGCGTCAAAATGCACATCGGCAAAGGCAGCCTCAAGAAAGAAACGGTCGAGGCTCTGAAGAAAAATAATTCGATCTTCCTCGTCACCCCGCCGAACACGGCGCTGTTGACGGCTACGATGAAAAGCAAGCGCGTCGTGGCCTTCCCCGAAGAGGGCATGGAGGCGCTTTACGAGGTCGAGGTCGAAAAGTTCCCCGCTATAGTCGCCATCGCTCACGGCGAATCGATCTATGACTAA
- a CDS encoding fumarate hydratase, giving the protein MIDCREVTEKTADTLVRASTVFRPDQIAAYKRAAENEESPHARWVLNNILENAEIAESKVFPLCDDTGIPHLFLEVGEECVVPAGFYKAVEEGVAKGLRTLPGRPMAVMGNDAERISQSGGLSDDSGALAMAPIQTRHVPGKDIRLTVMMYGGGPEIRGKTLRVFHKHSVDTVIDEMIAWGAEGAKLLGCLPCVLVFGIGRSNYEAASLGMEAMAKGNFLVQSEMEKRITDAVNESGYGALGLGGKTTVLGTFVKVGPQRASGIRVVSMRLGCCFDPRRAECLFEG; this is encoded by the coding sequence ATGATAGATTGCAGGGAAGTTACGGAAAAAACGGCGGATACACTGGTCAGGGCAAGCACGGTCTTTCGTCCAGACCAGATAGCGGCCTATAAGCGCGCGGCGGAGAATGAAGAGAGCCCGCACGCCAGATGGGTACTCAACAATATCCTTGAAAACGCGGAGATCGCGGAATCAAAGGTATTCCCGCTCTGCGACGATACGGGCATCCCCCATCTCTTCCTTGAAGTGGGCGAAGAATGCGTCGTCCCCGCCGGTTTTTACAAAGCGGTGGAGGAAGGCGTCGCCAAAGGTTTGAGGACGCTTCCGGGCCGCCCGATGGCGGTGATGGGAAACGACGCCGAACGCATAAGCCAGAGCGGAGGGCTCTCCGACGACTCCGGCGCGCTCGCGATGGCCCCTATTCAGACAAGACATGTTCCGGGCAAAGATATCCGCCTGACGGTGATGATGTACGGCGGCGGTCCCGAGATCCGCGGCAAGACGCTGCGCGTCTTCCATAAACATTCGGTCGACACGGTGATAGACGAGATGATCGCCTGGGGCGCCGAGGGCGCGAAGCTCCTGGGTTGTCTGCCCTGCGTGCTTGTATTCGGCATCGGCCGCTCCAACTATGAGGCCGCCTCGCTGGGCATGGAGGCGATGGCCAAGGGCAACTTCCTTGTGCAGTCGGAGATGGAAAAGAGGATCACCGACGCCGTAAACGAATCCGGCTACGGCGCGCTGGGGCTCGGAGGCAAGACCACGGTCCTCGGCACCTTCGTCAAGGTCGGGCCGCAGAGGGCCAGCGGCATAAGAGTAGTATCGATGAGGCTGGGCTGCTGCTTTGATCCGCGCCGCGCCGAGTGTCTCTTTGAAGGATAA
- a CDS encoding amidohydrolase family protein, with product MKIFKNGTVVTGDGKTVLEKANVIEVDGLVADVNLYYDENLESYAEEVVDCGGKCVMPGMINHHQHGVTFGTMFASGCVSYGREFILDHLDRSLLQGHTTVLNVDGFATMDEVEEAQKAHPIRIKTATTHAPINYHAGELCDGKGFLPKHKEMTVEKMLADGAVCIGEVGGGHTLGGGGQDYLYIPRAVKERKGKDIDYLQARAMKLSVLGRYIEESYYDRDRVAAALKEAKLDSFLTPEETKDIVYKTTLASVKVALDGYREAANLAKRYDVPLMIHNAPTSKYIVHEIAKMGLNTLICCHSNYLFTTEECVENGRYLKQFPGVVLDAAVHDPWGAKHLVATPDNLYAFYENDLIDVISTDFAAGHSDSMLEAIQHAALEKKLVGLAKAVRQGTSRVTEVLPLLAPNLGELKKGYTADIVVTEYPQLKNVERVYIGGKLVAKDGKVIR from the coding sequence ATGAAGATATTTAAAAACGGCACCGTCGTAACCGGAGACGGCAAGACAGTATTGGAGAAGGCGAACGTCATTGAGGTCGACGGGCTCGTCGCCGACGTAAACCTCTATTATGACGAAAACCTTGAGTCATACGCGGAAGAGGTCGTAGACTGCGGCGGCAAGTGCGTGATGCCCGGCATGATCAACCACCATCAGCACGGCGTGACCTTTGGCACGATGTTTGCCAGCGGCTGCGTCAGCTACGGGCGCGAATTTATCCTCGACCACCTCGACAGGAGCCTGCTCCAGGGGCACACGACGGTCCTCAACGTCGACGGTTTCGCGACGATGGACGAGGTCGAAGAGGCCCAGAAGGCCCATCCGATCCGTATCAAGACGGCGACGACCCACGCCCCGATCAACTACCACGCGGGCGAGCTCTGTGACGGCAAAGGTTTCCTGCCCAAGCACAAAGAGATGACCGTTGAAAAGATGCTCGCGGACGGCGCGGTCTGCATCGGCGAAGTCGGCGGCGGCCATACGCTCGGCGGCGGCGGTCAGGATTATCTTTACATCCCGCGCGCGGTCAAAGAGCGCAAAGGCAAGGACATAGACTACCTCCAGGCGCGCGCGATGAAGCTCTCCGTCCTCGGACGCTATATAGAAGAATCATATTATGACCGCGACCGCGTGGCGGCGGCGCTCAAAGAGGCCAAGCTTGACAGCTTTCTCACGCCGGAAGAGACGAAGGACATCGTCTACAAGACGACGCTCGCCTCAGTGAAGGTGGCCCTTGACGGATACCGCGAAGCGGCGAACCTCGCCAAGAGATACGACGTGCCGCTGATGATCCACAACGCTCCGACCTCTAAGTACATCGTCCACGAGATCGCGAAGATGGGCCTTAACACACTTATCTGCTGTCACTCAAACTACCTATTCACCACCGAGGAATGCGTCGAAAACGGCCGCTACCTCAAGCAGTTCCCCGGCGTCGTGCTCGACGCCGCCGTACATGATCCCTGGGGCGCGAAGCACCTCGTCGCCACGCCGGACAACCTTTACGCCTTCTATGAAAACGACCTCATCGACGTCATCTCCACCGACTTCGCGGCCGGACACAGCGATTCGATGCTCGAAGCCATCCAGCACGCGGCGCTCGAGAAGAAGCTCGTCGGCCTCGCTAAAGCGGTGAGACAGGGGACTTCAAGAGTCACCGAAGTGCTGCCGCTGCTCGCGCCGAACCTCGGCGAACTCAAGAAAGGCTATACGGCTGACATCGTGGTCACGGAATATCCGCAGCTCAAGAACGTTGAAAGAGTTTACATCGGCGGCAAACTCGTCGCCAAAGACGGTAAAGTCATTCGTTAA
- a CDS encoding methylaspartate ammonia-lyase produces the protein MKVKKVLCSEALTGFYMDDKEAIKSGAKSDGFVYKGAPVTPGFKSIRQPGVAVSVMFVLEDGHVVYGDCAVAQYAASGGREVPNTAAALIKVIEKYVTPYFEGMDIKEFKSTAEKFDRYEFDGERLPASIRYGVTQAILEAAAYEQKLTMCEVILNEYNLPVDLTPVRINAQSGDERYTNVDKMILKKVGMMPHGLINNVEEKLGKDGQIFLDWVKWVTKRISDIGEPDYKPVMRYDVYGCMGKAFDNDLDKVGEYLIKVADACAPYEVFVEMPVDMKSNEKQLEAMKYLRKYLDDAGCRLKLIIDEYANTYEEIVEWVDAKGADMVQVKTIDLGGINNIVEADLYCKAHGVLAYQGGTCNQTDKAAIVCANLAVATKPFAMAGTPGMGVDEGVMIVSNEQERLLAILKAKQEGKI, from the coding sequence ATGAAGGTTAAAAAGGTACTTTGTTCAGAGGCGCTTACCGGATTCTATATGGACGACAAAGAGGCCATCAAAAGCGGCGCTAAGTCCGACGGCTTCGTATATAAAGGCGCGCCGGTAACGCCCGGATTCAAGTCGATCAGACAGCCAGGCGTGGCGGTTTCCGTGATGTTCGTCCTTGAAGACGGCCATGTGGTATACGGCGACTGCGCCGTCGCCCAGTACGCGGCCAGCGGCGGCAGAGAGGTCCCGAACACCGCCGCGGCGCTGATCAAGGTCATCGAGAAGTACGTAACGCCCTACTTTGAGGGAATGGATATCAAAGAATTCAAATCGACGGCGGAGAAATTTGACCGCTATGAGTTCGACGGAGAGCGCCTCCCCGCCTCCATCCGCTACGGCGTGACTCAGGCGATACTCGAAGCCGCCGCCTACGAGCAGAAGCTGACGATGTGCGAAGTCATCCTCAACGAATACAACCTGCCCGTCGACCTCACCCCTGTGCGCATCAACGCCCAGTCCGGCGACGAGCGCTACACCAACGTTGACAAGATGATCCTCAAGAAGGTCGGCATGATGCCCCACGGACTGATCAACAACGTCGAAGAGAAGCTCGGCAAAGACGGACAGATATTCCTTGACTGGGTCAAATGGGTCACGAAGCGCATCTCCGATATCGGTGAACCCGACTACAAGCCCGTCATGCGCTACGACGTCTACGGCTGCATGGGCAAGGCCTTCGACAACGACCTTGACAAGGTCGGCGAATACCTCATCAAAGTCGCCGACGCCTGCGCCCCCTATGAAGTATTCGTCGAGATGCCGGTAGATATGAAATCGAACGAAAAGCAGCTTGAGGCCATGAAATATCTGCGCAAGTACCTTGACGACGCCGGCTGCCGCCTTAAACTTATCATCGACGAATACGCGAACACCTACGAAGAGATCGTCGAGTGGGTCGACGCCAAGGGCGCCGACATGGTACAGGTCAAGACGATCGACCTCGGCGGCATCAACAACATAGTGGAGGCCGACCTCTACTGCAAGGCGCACGGCGTCCTTGCCTACCAGGGCGGCACCTGCAACCAGACGGACAAGGCTGCGATCGTCTGCGCCAATCTTGCCGTTGCCACCAAACCGTTCGCAATGGCGGGAACCCCCGGAATGGGCGTCGACGAAGGCGTAATGATCGTCAGCAACGAGCAGGAGAGACTGCTCGCGATACTCAAAGCGAAACAGGAAGGTAAGATCTAG